The nucleotide sequence TTATTAATATAGACATAATTGATATTATAGCAGGAACCTTGAAAGATAAACTATGTATCTTCTTCATACACAAACTCCAATTTATATAAAATATAGAATAATGCTTTATATTTAATCGTTATTTTTTAGTAATTTTATACTTTTTTTCATAGTAAAAATATATTATTTTAAAAAAAAATATATAAAAATCGTATTTTTTTTACACTTTTTTTAAAAGTTTTATATATTATTAATATAACAAAGTTGATTTGTATCTAATTTTATAAATTTTTTCTTCATAATTTACCTTAATAGCGGATATATTTTTATATCCGCTTATTTATATATCAAAATAAAATATTACAGCTAAATAATAATCTGTATCATCAAATAAATTTTATATAAAAATAACAGTATGTTTCCTGATAGGTAAAAAATATATATTATATATGAATAAAAATATGGCATCTATATATTTTTAACAGCATATTTTTAATTAGAGCGTAGTTTTATAATAAAAAATATTGACAATGCCTCATTTATGTGCTAATATTATAACATAAGGAGGCGATAAATTATGAAAAAACTCATATTAAAAGAGCTGGCAAATATAAGAGTAGGGGCATCTGTTTCAAGGGCTTCAGCAAAAAAATATGAAAAAGGATATGAAGTTAATCTCATAAACTTAAAAGCATTCGATAATAAATCTGTTAAGTACACTCAAAATGAAAAAAATATTGATACAATACAAATCAAACAAAAAAACATTGAATTAATACAAGCAAATGATATTATCATAAGACTTAGAGAACCATTCAATAGCCTAATAGTAGAAGATAATATTGATAATTGTATAATAAGTTCATTAATGGCATGCATCAGAATAAAAGAAGAATTTTATAATATATGTCTGCCTCATTTTCTTGCTATTTATCTAAATAATAAAAAAGTTCAGAAATTTTTAAAAAGAGAATCAAGAGGAACAGGGATAATATCAATAGGAACTTTTGATATAGCAAATATAGAAATAGAATTGCCTAGTATAGATAAACAAAAAGAAATCATTGAAATAAATTCATTATTTGAAAGAGATATTTTTATTCATGGAAAACTTTTTGAATTAAAACAAGTATTTTATAAAGAAGCTATGAATAAAATATTAAAAAACTGTTAATCATTTACTAAAATATATTTTTTAAAAGGAGAAATCAAGATGAAAACAACAAAAGAAGTAGTTGAAAATATAGTTTGGAAAGCATGCGATACTTTTAGAGGATCAATAGACTCATCTGTTTATAAAGATTATATATTGAGTATGCTTTTTGTGAAATATTTATCAGATTTCGTGAAAGAAAAAACTGAAGAATTAAGAAAAGAATATAAAGACAATGAAGGCATTTTATCAAGAATGATTGAAAGGCTGGATTATAAAATAAGCGAAACTGCTAACTTTGATTATTTATATTCTATAAGAGAAGAAAACAATATTGGCGAGAGGATCAATACTGCATTAAGAGAAATAGAAAAACAGAATCAGAGTAAATTTGAAGGCATTTTTAACAATATAGATTTTAATGATTCAAATAAATTCGGCAACACAAAAACAAGAAATTCTATATTAAAAAATTTGCTTGAAGACTTCAATGATCCTGCATTAGATTTAAGTCCTAGTGCATTAGAAAACAATGATGTTATGGGTGATGCTTATGAGTATTTGATAAAAAACTTTGCAAGCGATGCCGGTAAAAAAGGCGGTGAGTTCTTCACTCCTCCCGAAGTATCTATGCTTATAGCTAAAATAGTAACTTTGAATATAAAAGACGGTGTTAAAGTATATGACCCTACTTGCGGAAGCGGTTCTTTGCTTGTTAAAGTGTATAAAGAATTAAGAGGCGAAAACTGCTCTGTCTACGGACAGGAAAAAAACAGTCAAACATATTCTTTATGCAGAATGAATATGTATTTGCATGAAATAGGCGATAAAGGAATGATTGAATGGGGCGATACTATAAAAGAGCCTAAATTTTTGGATAAAAATGGAAATTTAGAAAAGTTTGATATAGTAGTTGCTAATCCTCCTTTCAGTTTGGATAAATGGGGGGAGGAAACAGCAGTTAAAGACCAATACAATAGATTTGAGTACGGCATACCTCCAAAGAGCAAGGGCGATTATGCTTTTGTACTTCATATGATAAACAGTATGTCTGAAAATGGAATCACTGCTGTTGTAATGCCTCATGGCGTATTATTCAGAGGAGCCAGTGAGGGAATAATACGAGAAAGAATAATAAATGAAAATTTGCTTGATGCTGTTATAGGTCTTCCAAACAATTTATTTTACGGCACTTCAATACCTGCCTGCATTCTAATATTAAAAAAGAACAGAAAAGAGAAAGATATTTTATTTATAGATGCAAGCGTAGAATATGAGAAAGGAAAAAATCAAAACCGCTTACGAGATGAGGATATAGAAAAAATAGTAAAAGCCTACAAAGACAGAAAAAACATAGAAAAATACTCTAAATCAGCAAGCCTAGAAGAAATCAAAGAAAATGAATACAATCTCAATATACCTAGATATATAGACTCATTTGAAGACGAGGAGCATGTGGACTTGAAGAGCATAAACAAAGAAATAACAGCATTAGAAAAAGAACGCGAAACTCTAAGCGGCAAATTAGAAGATTTTTTGAAAGATATAAAACTTTAAAAAATTAATTTATAAATTAATATAATAAAAATTTAAGGAAGTATTTTATGAAAAAAAATATAGGTGAAATATTAAAAAATATTAGAATGAATAAGTTTATTAGTTTAAGAGATTTATCATTAAAAATGAATTTAGGTAATGAAGGTCATATATATTTAAGTGATATAGAATGCAGTAGAAAAATACCATCAAAAGATGAAGTAATAAAAATATTGGACACTCTAAAAGCAGATTATAATTTAAATGAAATAATTGATATATTGGAAAATTCAGAAGCAGATAATAGTATAGATGAAAATATTGATTATCAGGAAGAAACATATTTTAAAACTTTCAAAAAAAGAGGCTGATTATTATTATGAAAAATAATGAAATAGTAAAAATCATAGAAAAAAATTTGAAAGACTATGAGAATAAAGGCGGAATAATAAAATATCCATTTCCTGTTATCGATTTTGCTTTTAGAAATTTTGGATTAGATGTTCAGTATGATGAAAGGTTGTTCTATAAATATAAAAATAAAGCAGGTATGATAAATATAAAAAAATCTGTTATAAATATAAACCCAAAAAGAGAAGATTTTAAGATAGGAGATTTTGTAGTACCTAAAGAATTTTATATAGATGAATCTGAAAATCAAATTATAGCTCATGAAATAGGGCATTATGTAAAATACAATAGTATAGACAATAAAGATCTTTTTGATAAGGCTTATTATGTTGATGAGTATTCTAATATAATGTTTAATAATGAAGTATTTGCAAATAAATATGCTAGAAATTTATTAATTCCTAAAGATGAATTAAATAAATTTCTTTCTGCAAATGAAATAATAGGAACAATAGATTTAATAAGAGAATCATCTGTCATAAGAAAATATTTTGGTATAACCGAATTTATGCTTGAAGTTAGGCTAAAAGAATTAAAAATACCATTTGTAAATGGATACTATATACCAGATCAATTAAAAAAAGATAATCTTATATATAGCAGAGAAAATTTATTAAAATTAATGGAAATTTCTATAGGCAATGGTTTTGGTTTGACACCTAATTATGGCGATGCTGAAAAAATAGTATATTTGTACAATAAAGCAACAGGAGAAAACAGAGACAGCGGACCTATTTATATGACATTATGGAGGATAGCAAATGGAAAATATGATCATTTTGCAGAAATATGTGAAAGAAGATTAAGATTTATAAATGAGCAAAGAAAAAGAATACCATTTATACAGAAACAAATAATACTAAAAAAATTAGAAAAAGAAGGAGCAAATAAAATAACAATATTTGGTTCATTCGTAAAAAAAGAAAAATCTGTTTTCAATGATAAAAGCGATATTGATATATTAGTGAATTTTAAAGAGACTAAAAGTATGTTTGAAATAATGAGAATAAAAAATGAATTAGAGCAGATGCTTTCAAGAAAAGTAGATTTAGTTCCTGAAAATAGTATAAAAGATTATATGATTGAGTCAATAGAAGAAAATAAAGAAGTATTATTATAATAAAGTAGGTAGTAAATGAAAAGAAGTGATGTATATTATATTAATGATATAAAGAAATGCATAAATTCGATAGAAAATTACCTTATTGAAATAAAAGATAAAGATGATTTTTTTAATAATGAAAGAATGCAAAAGTTAATGATCTATGAAATAATGATTATAGGAGAAGCATCTTCTAAAATATCAATAGAGACTAAAAACAATAATCCTCAAATAGAATGGCGTTTGCTTTCAGACATGCGTAATTTTTTAATACATCAATATCATGATATTTGCAATGATATAGTATGGGCAACAGTAAATAAAGATATTCCAAAATTAAAAGAAGACATCTATAGTATAAAATTATAGGAGGTACAATGAACCACCCGCTCCCAACAGGCTGGCAGGAAGTAAAACTGCAGGAATGTCTATTAGAACAACCAAAATATGGAATTAATGCCCCTGCTGTAAAATATGATAATTCATTACCAACATATATAAGGATAACCGATATAGATGAGTATGGCAATTTTATAAATGATAATAAAGTATCTGTTAATAATGCGGATTATGAAGAGTATATTTTACATGATAATGACTTTTTGTTTGCAAGAACAGGAGCTTCGGTAGGAAAAACATATTTATATAATAGAAAAGACGGCATTTTAGTTTTTGCTGGTTATTTAATAAAAGTAAAACCAAATCAAAATATATTAAATAGCCTATTTTTAAAATATTATACTCAAAGTAAAAGATATTGGCATTTTGTAAAAATAACATCTTCAAGAACAGGACAGCCGGGAATAAATGGAAAAGAATACGCTAATATGAATATAGTGCTGCCGACCCTAGACGAACAGAAGCGTATAGCAGAAGTTTTGTCATTATGCGATGATGTTATAGAGAACCTTACTAATCAAACGCTTCAAAATGAAATATTATTTATTAAAGAAAATGAGAAGTTTCAAAATAGTTTTAGTAATTCTAGTTTAATGATTAAAAATATAGATGAAGAATTACTGACAAGGACAGAGAATGAAACATTTAATAGTATATCTAATAATTTTTATAAGTATTTTAAT is from Brachyspira hampsonii and encodes:
- a CDS encoding restriction endonuclease subunit S, encoding MKKLILKELANIRVGASVSRASAKKYEKGYEVNLINLKAFDNKSVKYTQNEKNIDTIQIKQKNIELIQANDIIIRLREPFNSLIVEDNIDNCIISSLMACIRIKEEFYNICLPHFLAIYLNNKKVQKFLKRESRGTGIISIGTFDIANIEIELPSIDKQKEIIEINSLFERDIFIHGKLFELKQVFYKEAMNKILKNC
- a CDS encoding type I restriction-modification system subunit M, giving the protein MKTTKEVVENIVWKACDTFRGSIDSSVYKDYILSMLFVKYLSDFVKEKTEELRKEYKDNEGILSRMIERLDYKISETANFDYLYSIREENNIGERINTALREIEKQNQSKFEGIFNNIDFNDSNKFGNTKTRNSILKNLLEDFNDPALDLSPSALENNDVMGDAYEYLIKNFASDAGKKGGEFFTPPEVSMLIAKIVTLNIKDGVKVYDPTCGSGSLLVKVYKELRGENCSVYGQEKNSQTYSLCRMNMYLHEIGDKGMIEWGDTIKEPKFLDKNGNLEKFDIVVANPPFSLDKWGEETAVKDQYNRFEYGIPPKSKGDYAFVLHMINSMSENGITAVVMPHGVLFRGASEGIIRERIINENLLDAVIGLPNNLFYGTSIPACILILKKNRKEKDILFIDASVEYEKGKNQNRLRDEDIEKIVKAYKDRKNIEKYSKSASLEEIKENEYNLNIPRYIDSFEDEEHVDLKSINKEITALEKERETLSGKLEDFLKDIKL
- a CDS encoding helix-turn-helix domain-containing protein, whose translation is MKKNIGEILKNIRMNKFISLRDLSLKMNLGNEGHIYLSDIECSRKIPSKDEVIKILDTLKADYNLNEIIDILENSEADNSIDENIDYQEETYFKTFKKRG
- a CDS encoding nucleotidyltransferase domain-containing protein: MKNNEIVKIIEKNLKDYENKGGIIKYPFPVIDFAFRNFGLDVQYDERLFYKYKNKAGMINIKKSVININPKREDFKIGDFVVPKEFYIDESENQIIAHEIGHYVKYNSIDNKDLFDKAYYVDEYSNIMFNNEVFANKYARNLLIPKDELNKFLSANEIIGTIDLIRESSVIRKYFGITEFMLEVRLKELKIPFVNGYYIPDQLKKDNLIYSRENLLKLMEISIGNGFGLTPNYGDAEKIVYLYNKATGENRDSGPIYMTLWRIANGKYDHFAEICERRLRFINEQRKRIPFIQKQIILKKLEKEGANKITIFGSFVKKEKSVFNDKSDIDILVNFKETKSMFEIMRIKNELEQMLSRKVDLVPENSIKDYMIESIEENKEVLL
- a CDS encoding HepT-like ribonuclease domain-containing protein, whose translation is MKRSDVYYINDIKKCINSIENYLIEIKDKDDFFNNERMQKLMIYEIMIIGEASSKISIETKNNNPQIEWRLLSDMRNFLIHQYHDICNDIVWATVNKDIPKLKEDIYSIKL
- a CDS encoding restriction endonuclease subunit S, which codes for MNHPLPTGWQEVKLQECLLEQPKYGINAPAVKYDNSLPTYIRITDIDEYGNFINDNKVSVNNADYEEYILHDNDFLFARTGASVGKTYLYNRKDGILVFAGYLIKVKPNQNILNSLFLKYYTQSKRYWHFVKITSSRTGQPGINGKEYANMNIVLPTLDEQKRIAEVLSLCDDVIENLTNQTLQNEILFIKENEKFQNSFSNSSLMIKNIDEELLTRTENETFNSISNNFYKYFNNANFMQYKNKICQSTAFYASRNIYYKLPIHHFSYKVP